The sequence TGTACTATAACCATTTCCATAAGGAAAATCTGTAAACGTACCAGCACCGACAAGGTTAACGATCTTACCAGCTTGTTGATCGATCATAACTGGTGTAATAACCGAAGTGCAATAATACGTCCCTATCACATTCGTCATCATATCCTGCGTGAAGTCATTAGGGTTCACTTCCCATGTTGGTCCTATTGCATGAAAAGATCCAGCATTATTAATCCATACATCAATCTTGCCAAAAGTGTCCAATACATAAGATAGCGTAGTATGAACCTCCTCCAGGTTCGTCACATCCATGGCTACCATACGATGTTCTTCCGAATACATCAGGAGCTGCTGTCTAACTTCATTCAACAACTGTTCATCACGGCCTGCTCCTACTACAATATAGTTTCTCTTGGCAAAATAAATCGCCATGTTACGTCCTATTCCTTTTGTCGCACCAGTAATGAAAATAATACGCTTTTGTTTCATCCTCTTCACCTCCGGATTTCATTATTCCACGAACCTATTAAACTACAATATTCACGATGCACCAGATTAACACAAAACTAATCATCATTGTCAGGTTAGAAGCAGTACCAACCATTCGTTGGTTATAGCCAAACATGATCGCATAGGGCAATACCGATGCAGGCGTGGGTAAGATAAAACCGATTAATAATGTGAACTTAAACATATCGTCGACCGGCAGCCATAGATAACAAGCGAACCCGGTAATTAATCCAATACCATATTTAGTTAACAAAAATTTACTAAGCAACTTACCATAACCTTTAGCAAAAGAAAAATTCAAATAAAGTCCTAGCAATAATAAGGAAAGCGGCATATTTGCCA is a genomic window of Gracilibacillus salinarum containing:
- a CDS encoding SDR family NAD(P)-dependent oxidoreductase is translated as MKQKRIIFITGATKGIGRNMAIYFAKRNYIVVGAGRDEQLLNEVRQQLLMYSEEHRMVAMDVTNLEEVHTTLSYVLDTFGKIDVWINNAGSFHAIGPTWEVNPNDFTQDMMTNVIGTYYCTSVITPVMIDQQAGKIVNLVGAGTFTDFPYGNGYSTSNTAIARFTENLAAELMDTNVEVYAFDPGLNDTDMTKHIRVSEEGKRYLSKVSGWFAEEKNVSCEAAPAWIERIVDGQVVAFQGRIISVYDEPEQLLETLKKNEAKYRLLR